A single Nocardioides bizhenqiangii DNA region contains:
- a CDS encoding VOC family protein, giving the protein MPSVREFQVTFDCAEPERVGRFWCDVLGYVAPPLPEGFATWEDFDRSQKPADQGSWFACVDPNGVGPRLYFQRVPEGKVVKNRVHLDVRVGTGLVGEERQATLEAEGERLIALGAKRVQLLVADEDNESCLVMQDVEGNEFCLD; this is encoded by the coding sequence GCGCAGAACCTGAGCGCGTCGGTCGCTTCTGGTGCGACGTGCTGGGGTACGTCGCACCGCCCCTACCGGAGGGGTTCGCCACGTGGGAGGACTTCGACCGCTCGCAGAAGCCCGCGGACCAGGGTTCGTGGTTCGCCTGCGTCGATCCGAACGGTGTCGGCCCGCGCCTGTACTTCCAGCGCGTCCCCGAAGGCAAGGTCGTCAAGAACCGGGTGCACCTCGACGTACGGGTCGGCACCGGGCTGGTCGGTGAGGAGCGGCAGGCCACGCTCGAGGCCGAAGGCGAACGACTGATCGCCCTCGGGGCGAAGCGCGTGCAGCTGCTGGTTGCCGACGAGGACAACGAGTCGTGCCTCGTGATGCAGGACGTCGAGGGCAACGAGTTCTGTCTCGACTGA